Proteins encoded within one genomic window of Acidiferrobacter thiooxydans:
- the ispH gene encoding 4-hydroxy-3-methylbut-2-enyl diphosphate reductase — MRIYVANPRGFCAGVERAIATVERALEEFGPPVYVRHEVVHNKTVVEALRARGAVFVEDLAEVPPGGRVVFSAHGVARAISEEARMRGLTVFDATCPLVSKVHKEVIRWRREGYECLLIGHAGHPEVEGTLGQVADGVYLVQTERDLDSVPVKDPEHVAYVTQTTLSVEDTARLIGALRHRFPSACGPRTDDICYATQNRQDAVRALARHCDVVVVVGSAHSSNANRLRELALGMGVPAYLVDGAADLEHAWFAQSKAVGVTAGASTPEHAVQAVIRRLGEWGARLVQEEEGPAETVVFSLPKALKRASAARQS; from the coding sequence ATGAGGATTTATGTCGCAAACCCGCGCGGCTTCTGCGCGGGTGTCGAGCGCGCCATAGCGACGGTGGAGCGTGCATTGGAGGAGTTTGGGCCGCCTGTGTATGTGCGTCACGAGGTGGTCCACAACAAGACGGTGGTCGAAGCCCTGCGTGCGCGGGGCGCGGTGTTCGTCGAGGATCTCGCCGAGGTGCCCCCGGGAGGGCGCGTCGTATTCAGTGCCCATGGTGTCGCCCGCGCCATCTCCGAAGAGGCGCGCATGCGCGGGTTGACCGTGTTCGACGCCACCTGTCCCCTGGTCTCGAAGGTCCACAAGGAGGTCATACGCTGGCGCCGGGAGGGCTACGAGTGCCTGCTGATCGGGCATGCGGGGCACCCGGAGGTCGAAGGGACGCTCGGGCAGGTGGCCGATGGCGTATATCTGGTGCAGACGGAACGGGATCTTGACTCGGTGCCCGTGAAGGATCCCGAGCATGTTGCATACGTGACCCAGACGACCTTGTCTGTCGAGGACACCGCGCGCCTCATAGGGGCGCTGCGCCATCGATTCCCGTCGGCCTGCGGTCCGCGTACCGACGATATCTGCTATGCGACCCAGAACCGTCAGGATGCGGTGCGCGCGCTGGCACGACATTGCGATGTCGTGGTGGTCGTGGGTTCGGCGCACAGCTCGAACGCCAATCGTCTGCGCGAGCTTGCGCTTGGCATGGGCGTCCCTGCCTATCTCGTCGATGGCGCGGCGGACCTGGAGCACGCGTGGTTTGCGCAAAGCAAGGCGGTAGGGGTCACGGCCGGCGCATCTACCCCGGAGCATGCCGTGCAGGCGGTCATTCGCCGCCTGGGTGAATGGGGCGCGCGCCTGGTGCAGGAAGAGGAGGGGCCCGCCGAGACCGTGGTGTTCTCGCTCCCCAAGGCCCTGAAGCGCGCGAGTGCCGCGCGACAATCGTAA
- a CDS encoding peptidylprolyl isomerase → MERIQAGARVALRFTLSLADGTCVEGTAPGEAPWEVVIGRGDLPPGLDRCLLGLAVGERGRYFVAAADAYGERDEGAREILPRTDFPADVDLIPGMAFSFTLPDGREAMGQVMAVTEGGVEVDFTHPLAGHDLVFEVDIVAIGGR, encoded by the coding sequence ATGGAGCGTATTCAGGCCGGTGCGCGCGTCGCCTTGCGCTTCACGTTGTCGCTTGCCGATGGCACGTGTGTCGAGGGCACGGCGCCCGGCGAGGCCCCATGGGAGGTCGTGATCGGGAGAGGGGATCTGCCCCCCGGTCTCGATCGCTGTCTTCTGGGGTTGGCGGTAGGCGAACGCGGGCGGTACTTTGTGGCCGCTGCCGACGCCTACGGGGAGCGGGACGAGGGTGCCCGCGAGATCCTGCCACGCACGGACTTTCCGGCAGACGTTGATCTCATCCCGGGCATGGCGTTTAGCTTTACACTCCCGGATGGTCGCGAGGCCATGGGCCAGGTGATGGCGGTGACGGAGGGCGGGGTCGAGGTCGATTTCACTCATCCGCTCGCCGGCCACGATTTGGTATTCGAAGTTGATATCGTAGCGATCGGGGGCCGTTGA
- the lspA gene encoding signal peptidase II — MLGYLLIAVAVFVLDQWSKAEAVRYLSRGSVHVTSFLNLVLVYNRGAAFGFLSNASGWQNVLFIAVAVAIVAGILIFLVRGGRRDRLTVVALMLVLGGAAGNLADRIRLGEVVDFIDFHIGSWHWYTFNLADSAITVGAVLLAIDAWVSRRATTAPERR; from the coding sequence ATGCTGGGCTATCTCCTGATCGCGGTCGCGGTGTTTGTGCTCGATCAATGGAGCAAGGCCGAGGCGGTACGCTACCTGTCGCGGGGATCCGTGCATGTGACCAGCTTTCTGAACCTGGTGTTGGTCTACAACCGCGGGGCGGCGTTCGGGTTTCTGAGTAACGCAAGTGGCTGGCAGAATGTCTTGTTTATTGCTGTGGCGGTGGCGATCGTGGCCGGTATCCTCATCTTTCTCGTGCGCGGGGGGCGGCGCGACCGGCTGACCGTGGTGGCCCTGATGCTGGTCCTGGGGGGTGCCGCCGGTAATCTCGCGGATCGCATACGCCTGGGAGAGGTCGTAGACTTCATCGACTTTCATATCGGATCCTGGCACTGGTATACGTTCAATCTTGCCGATAGCGCGATCACCGTGGGCGCGGTGCTGCTCGCCATAGACGCGTGGGTTTCGCGGCGCGCGACGACGGCCCCGGAGAGGAGGTAG